From one Nilaparvata lugens isolate BPH chromosome 2, ASM1435652v1, whole genome shotgun sequence genomic stretch:
- the LOC120349731 gene encoding uncharacterized protein LOC120349731, whose product MAEARFEEFWSEVLKHWKHKPGKSDDDDKDGTVLPKKTKRRMPATTVDKEDLVLHQNGPSLDNSIIGFEYHSHAPYTVSYNANDEIQIPIQQQDIYTQPSESYLHLEYTVTVAANAAVAGAPCVSGFFSNVFSEISYGINGVEVDGIRNPGVTSLVKNAVTFERDEWTKMKGAGYKFSSTTGFADFAANGAETTIMDVPLRYLLGFAEDYRQILLNVKQELVLRVSPNFHNCVNVAATNVAITKLSWRMPYVEVTDDVKLRLLQIVQNDTPISIPFRHWELYTYPTLPQTRKHTWTVKSTSQLEKPRYIVVGLQTARRGVAAANSSRFDKYNMKDVRVFLNNRYYPYESIDGDDNHIYNMYAAFNGVYNHGNARASNPLFEKNAIGDRKIMLFAFDCSRQNESLKTGSIDVRIEFEASENIPGNTTAYCMMDHEMTKEYRPMSGLVLSV is encoded by the exons ATGGCTGAAGCAAGATTTGAAGAGTTTTGGAGTGAGGTGCTTAAACATTGGAAGCATAAACCTGGcaagtctgatgatgatgataaggatGGTACAGTATTGCCTAAAAAGACTAAAAGGAGAATGCCAGCTACTACTGTtgacaaggaggatttggtTCTGCATCAG AATGGACCGTCATTGGACAACAGTATCATTGGGTTTGAGTACCATTCTCATGCACCCTATACTGTAAGCTACAATGCCAATGACGAGATACAGATTCCAATTCAACAGCAAGATATTTACACACAGCCATCGGAGAGCTATCTACATTTGGAGTATACTGTAACTGTAGCTGCCAACGCTGCTGTGGCCGGAGCTCCATGTGTCTCTGGATTCTTCAGCAATGTGTTTTCAGAGATAAGCTATGGAATCAATGGTGTGGAGGTGGATGGTATACGCAATCCTGGAGTTACCAGCCTAGTGAAGAATGCTGTTACATTTGAACGTGATGAGTGGACCAAGATGAAAGGAGCTGGCTACAAGTTTAGTTCAACCACTGGATTCGCCGATTTTGCTGCCAATGGAGCCGAAACTACAATCATGGATGTGCCTTTGAGATACCTGCTGGGCTTTGCCGAAGACTATAGACAGATTTTACTCAATGTGAAACAAGAGCTGGTGTTGAGGGTCAGCCCCAACTTTCACAACTGTGTGAATGTCGCTGCTACCAATGTAGCAATCACAAAGCTTTCATGGAGAATGCCTTATGTGGAAGTGACAGATGATGTGAAACTGCGTCTGCTACAGATTGTACAGAACGACACACCCATCAGTATACCATTTCGACATTGGGAGTTGTATACCTATCCAACATTACCACAGACAAGAAAGCATACATGGACTGTCAAGTCGACATCACAGCTTGAAAAGCCACGATACATTGTGGTTGGGCTACAGACTGCAAGACGAGGTGTGGCAGCAGCCAACAGTTCTCGCTTTGACAAGTATAATATGAAGGATGTTCGAGTGTTTTTAAACAACAGATACTACCCATATGAGAGTattgatggtgatgataatCACATCTACAACATGTATGCAGCTTTCAATGGAGTCTACAACCATGGTAATGCTCGTGCAAGCAACCCTCTGTTTGAAAAGAATGCCATTGGTGATCGAAAAATAATGCTGTTTGCTTTTGATTGCTCCCGCCAAAATGAGTCACTCAAAACTGGAAGTATTGATGTGAGGATTGAGTTTGAAGCATCTGAAAACATTCCAGGTAATACAACTGCCTACTGTATGATGGATCATGAGATGACTAAAGAGTATCGGCCAATGTCAGGCCTTGTACTGTCGGTATAA